In Lentibacillus amyloliquefaciens, one DNA window encodes the following:
- a CDS encoding YwhD family protein, translating to MADQSSNQKKNNQFTIIKDDPNDGHDGYGIGSISLENMSSVIVDPNEDRAYVDMEAMHARSSVERRVKFQDDKEVVANGKLYWIVWVTTEKGENGPYFAGVGACEMIVDRSIKRAYKSMPEHVKHMEKSLKGQIIVDNMDDHSKKLLKDFLVDFEGGDMWKNSTNELKQALEVE from the coding sequence ATGGCAGATCAATCTTCCAACCAGAAGAAGAACAATCAATTCACAATCATAAAAGACGACCCGAACGATGGACACGACGGTTATGGCATTGGCTCAATCAGCCTTGAAAATATGTCGTCTGTTATTGTCGATCCGAATGAAGACCGTGCCTATGTTGACATGGAAGCGATGCATGCCCGCAGCAGTGTGGAGCGGCGCGTGAAGTTCCAGGATGACAAAGAGGTTGTTGCCAATGGCAAACTCTACTGGATTGTCTGGGTGACAACTGAAAAAGGCGAAAACGGCCCATACTTTGCAGGCGTCGGGGCATGTGAAATGATTGTTGATCGTTCAATCAAGCGTGCCTATAAATCAATGCCGGAGCATGTTAAACATATGGAGAAGTCCCTGAAAGGCCAAATTATTGTTGACAACATGGATGACCATTCCAAAAAACTGCTGAAAGATTTCCTTGTGGATTTTGAAGGCGGCGATATGTGGAAAAACTCGACGAACGAATTGAAACAAGCACTTGAAGTCGAATAA
- a CDS encoding YwgA family protein: MLTNHAKLMQFFAAANEVSGRKRLQKMIYILQKCHVPFEEKYQFHFYGPYSEELSLRIEELCNLGFISEEKESKSNYIQYHYQITDDGNEFLNQFQMEMPDMTAPIAHMKTKSSRFLELVATMLYFEGLPREGIEKKIHTVKPKQKYTDAEIDEAFQFINLNRPVQ; this comes from the coding sequence ATGCTGACTAATCACGCGAAACTCATGCAATTTTTTGCGGCGGCAAATGAAGTGTCCGGGCGAAAGAGACTGCAAAAAATGATTTATATCCTGCAAAAATGCCATGTTCCGTTTGAGGAAAAATACCAATTTCATTTTTATGGGCCATATTCGGAAGAACTGTCTTTACGGATTGAGGAATTGTGTAATTTGGGATTCATTTCTGAGGAAAAAGAGTCCAAAAGTAATTATATCCAATATCATTATCAGATCACTGACGACGGAAATGAATTTTTGAATCAGTTTCAAATGGAAATGCCGGATATGACAGCGCCAATCGCACATATGAAGACGAAAAGTTCCCGGTTTCTCGAGCTTGTTGCCACAATGCTTTACTTTGAAGGGCTGCCCCGGGAAGGAATTGAGAAAAAAATCCATACAGTCAAGCCGAAACAAAAATACACCGATGCTGAAATAGATGAGGCTTTTCAATTCATTAACCTGAACAGGCCTGTGCAGTAA
- a CDS encoding HD domain-containing protein, translated as MPYKDEQLHEEKVFKDPVHRYVHVQDRVIWDLIAAPEFQRLRRIKQLGTSNLTFHGAEHSRFNHSLGVYEIVRRIIGNFEDRANWNDDERLLCLCAALLHDLGHGPFSHSFEKAFKLDHEHFTQQIILGDTQIHTILERVEMGFSQKVADVIDKTYEDKLVVSLISSQIDADRMDYLQRDAYFTGVSYGHFDMERILRVMRPIEDQVVIKSSGMHAVEDYIMSRYQMYWQVYFHPVTRSAEVILSKILHRAKYLFENDYTFKLKPFHFVSFFKEDVGLTDYLKLDESIVFYYFQLWQEEDDAILRDLCERFINRRLFKYIEFNPNLQMKEWMELSELFKKAGVDPDYYLEVDSSSDLPYDFYRPGEEDERLPINLLMPDGQLKELSRNSDIVESISGKKRTDHKLYFPADVLKELNDDNPAKQRIMELLNLEQPLKGENEYAD; from the coding sequence ATGCCTTATAAAGACGAGCAATTACATGAAGAAAAAGTTTTTAAAGATCCGGTACACCGCTATGTCCACGTTCAGGACCGGGTGATTTGGGATTTGATTGCAGCGCCTGAATTTCAGCGGCTGCGGCGGATTAAGCAGCTCGGCACGTCAAATTTGACGTTTCACGGGGCTGAGCATAGTCGGTTCAATCATTCACTCGGTGTTTATGAAATTGTCCGGCGCATTATCGGGAATTTTGAAGACCGCGCCAACTGGAATGATGACGAACGCTTGCTTTGTTTATGTGCAGCCCTGTTGCACGATTTGGGACACGGACCATTTTCACATTCATTCGAAAAAGCGTTTAAATTGGATCATGAACACTTTACCCAGCAGATTATTCTTGGTGATACACAAATACATACGATTCTCGAACGCGTCGAGATGGGATTTTCCCAAAAAGTCGCTGATGTCATTGATAAAACTTACGAGGATAAGCTTGTTGTCAGCCTCATTTCCAGCCAGATTGATGCTGACCGGATGGATTACCTGCAGCGCGATGCCTATTTTACAGGTGTCAGCTATGGCCATTTTGACATGGAACGTATTCTGCGCGTCATGCGTCCGATTGAAGACCAGGTTGTCATCAAATCCAGCGGCATGCATGCAGTTGAAGACTATATCATGAGCCGTTATCAGATGTACTGGCAGGTCTATTTCCATCCGGTCACGCGAAGTGCCGAAGTGATTTTGTCGAAAATTCTTCACCGGGCCAAGTATCTATTTGAAAACGATTATACCTTTAAGTTGAAACCATTTCATTTTGTTTCATTTTTTAAAGAAGATGTCGGGCTTACCGATTATTTGAAGCTTGATGAATCGATTGTTTTCTACTATTTTCAGCTCTGGCAGGAGGAAGACGATGCTATATTACGGGATTTGTGCGAACGGTTTATTAATCGCCGCCTGTTCAAATATATTGAATTTAATCCGAATCTGCAGATGAAGGAATGGATGGAGCTTTCCGAGCTGTTTAAAAAGGCTGGCGTTGACCCTGACTATTATTTGGAAGTCGACTCGTCATCAGACCTGCCGTATGATTTTTACCGGCCGGGTGAAGAGGATGAACGCTTGCCGATTAATCTGCTGATGCCTGACGGGCAGCTAAAAGAGCTCTCACGAAATTCGGACATTGTTGAATCCATTTCCGGGAAAAAGCGTACAGATCACAAACTGTATTTTCCGGCTGATGTTCTTAAAGAGCTGAATGATGATAATCCGGCTAAGCAGCGCATCATGGAACTGTTAAATCTTGAACAACCGTTAAAAGGGGAGAACGAATATGCTGACTAA
- a CDS encoding lipoate--protein ligase family protein: MKNWEDIVAHRQFRYLDHSEKKYFHEKPYTALTSFAVDDALSLFPGSGEATPALRLWVHPDTVVLGIPDSRLPYLEEGIRLLAESGYYAVIRNSGGLAVALDEGVLNISLVLPDMKNVSIYDCYEAMVSFIRFMLRDLTRDIEAYEIVGSYCPGDYDLSIGGRKFAGISQRRVRNGAAIQIYLDVEGKGQERAKLVQNFYDAAKKGEETPFTYPDVNPDVMASLSELLGVKLTVADMKERVLSALQDVSDWIVTHDFSDEELVKFEKRYEQMIKRNEKIAGMQ; this comes from the coding sequence ATGAAAAATTGGGAAGATATAGTCGCACACAGGCAATTTCGTTATCTTGACCATTCAGAAAAAAAATATTTTCATGAAAAGCCTTATACAGCTTTGACGTCATTCGCTGTTGATGACGCCCTGTCACTATTTCCCGGAAGCGGCGAGGCAACGCCGGCACTCCGTCTTTGGGTGCACCCTGATACCGTTGTGCTCGGCATCCCCGATTCACGCCTGCCCTATCTGGAGGAAGGCATCAGGTTGCTTGCAGAGAGCGGCTATTATGCGGTGATTCGGAATTCCGGCGGTCTTGCTGTTGCTTTGGATGAGGGCGTTTTGAATATATCACTTGTCTTACCGGATATGAAAAACGTCTCCATCTATGACTGTTATGAAGCAATGGTCAGTTTTATCCGGTTCATGCTGCGTGACCTGACACGTGACATTGAGGCATATGAAATTGTCGGGTCGTATTGCCCCGGTGACTATGACTTAAGCATCGGCGGGCGCAAATTTGCCGGCATTTCACAGCGGCGTGTCCGCAATGGAGCCGCTATTCAAATTTATCTGGATGTGGAAGGAAAAGGTCAGGAGCGAGCCAAGCTTGTACAGAACTTTTATGATGCCGCTAAAAAAGGTGAAGAAACGCCATTCACCTATCCGGATGTTAACCCTGATGTGATGGCTTCATTGTCGGAGCTCTTAGGCGTGAAGTTGACGGTTGCTGACATGAAAGAACGGGTGCTAAGCGCTCTTCAGGATGTGAGCGATTGGATTGTCACACATGATTTTTCTGATGAGGAACTGGTGAAGTTTGAAAAGCGCTATGAGCAAATGATAAAGCGCAATGAGAAGATTGCCGGAATGCAGTAG